A single genomic interval of Sphingobium sp. EM0848 harbors:
- a CDS encoding MFS transporter, giving the protein MATLSSRSLVESRWVLPFLGAVIFLTAIGNIGLVSVMPAIGRTLRIPDFLVAGIFSFSALTWAVTSPFWVLRIGRAGPAFYIRGGLIGFIVSMGGCALSVELGLMGLLPPLATFGCFAVLRSIYGLLGSAAATATQSLIAARTDGTQRTQAIAGLAGALSLGTIIGPAIAPTMMISPLGPLGPMLGFAMLGILTLAGSYMFLPAASPRQVAVSATPDAPSLTSVWRRKAIGRHLNFGMLLCSAQAINLYTIGFVIIDRTPPAALTAQQMIGIAMTTGAIAALLAQWGLVRLLLLSPLAMMRAGAALACMGNIAAMLNDNVWAAVLGFALASFGYGLARPGFSAAASLAGTAKEQVGIASAISLIAGASISVPPIAASMAYQIWQPAPFAIAAVIGGALLLDYLVRPIVHDEQ; this is encoded by the coding sequence ATGGCAACGCTTTCATCCCGATCGCTGGTCGAGTCACGGTGGGTGCTGCCCTTTCTCGGGGCAGTCATCTTCCTGACCGCGATCGGCAATATTGGACTGGTGTCGGTGATGCCGGCAATCGGCCGGACGCTCCGCATTCCTGATTTTCTCGTCGCCGGTATCTTCTCATTTTCAGCCCTGACCTGGGCTGTCACCTCGCCCTTCTGGGTATTGCGCATTGGACGCGCCGGGCCAGCCTTTTATATTCGCGGCGGCCTTATCGGCTTCATCGTGTCGATGGGAGGCTGCGCGCTGTCGGTCGAACTGGGTCTGATGGGCTTGCTGCCGCCGCTGGCGACCTTCGGCTGCTTTGCGGTGCTGCGGTCGATCTACGGCCTGTTGGGATCCGCAGCAGCAACCGCGACGCAGTCGCTGATCGCGGCAAGGACAGACGGAACGCAGCGGACTCAGGCGATCGCCGGACTTGCAGGTGCGCTCAGCCTGGGAACGATCATCGGCCCCGCTATCGCGCCTACGATGATGATCAGTCCACTGGGACCGCTTGGACCCATGCTCGGCTTTGCGATGCTGGGCATATTGACGCTCGCAGGAAGCTATATGTTTCTTCCCGCAGCATCGCCGCGACAGGTGGCGGTCTCCGCCACCCCTGACGCGCCGTCGTTGACAAGCGTATGGCGGCGCAAGGCCATCGGACGTCATCTCAATTTCGGCATGTTGCTCTGCTCAGCGCAGGCGATCAACCTCTATACGATCGGCTTCGTGATCATCGACCGGACGCCCCCCGCCGCCCTGACCGCACAACAGATGATAGGAATCGCGATGACCACTGGGGCGATCGCTGCGCTGCTCGCCCAATGGGGACTGGTGCGGCTGCTATTGCTTTCACCCCTGGCGATGATGCGCGCCGGGGCTGCGCTGGCGTGCATGGGCAATATAGCGGCCATGCTGAATGACAATGTCTGGGCGGCAGTACTGGGCTTTGCCCTCGCAAGCTTCGGCTATGGCCTCGCCAGACCGGGGTTCAGCGCCGCGGCGTCGCTTGCGGGAACGGCGAAGGAACAGGTCGGCATCGCGTCGGCCATCTCCCTGATCGCTGGTGCGTCAATCAGCGTCCCGCCGATCGCCGCCTCGATGGCTTATCAGATATGGCAGCCAGCACCCTTCGCGATTGCGGCCGTGATCGGCGGCGCGCTGCTGCTCGATTATCTCGTCCGGCCCATTGTGCATGACGAGCAATAG
- a CDS encoding amidohydrolase family protein codes for MDRYLVISSDGHAGLPPEKYRDYLESKYHVQFDETVQQEIKAREEHEKRFLIDDFNTKWRARVGEGLEGAWNGVIRNRVLDGDGVTAEVLFPDGITERNAPPFGADIGLKPSPARAELQWAGARAHNRWLADFCKDDPHRRIGLAVIPALYDLDETTKEIEWARKNGLKGVFFPALTEGYDLYNHTKYHRIWAMLQDLNMPLHFHSGASPAYDTTQPGWIGTYLCEFAFWMTRPLWSMTFGGVFEEYPQLKVCFTEAGGEFWFPWVMQLMDIRASAKHTSGKLGDYYANMSMKPSEYFARNIWVGCSALPDEETTQAYYDIGVDRILWGTDYPHPEGTWPSTLEKMTISLGGLPDDDIQAMLGINALDVYDVDADALWKIAGKIGPRRELFVKQAAE; via the coding sequence ATGGACCGTTATCTAGTCATTTCGTCGGACGGCCATGCAGGCCTGCCGCCCGAAAAATATCGCGACTATCTCGAATCCAAATATCATGTGCAGTTCGACGAGACGGTCCAGCAGGAGATCAAGGCACGCGAAGAGCATGAAAAGCGCTTCCTGATCGATGATTTCAACACAAAATGGCGCGCACGGGTCGGCGAAGGGCTGGAAGGCGCATGGAATGGCGTCATCCGCAACCGAGTGCTGGACGGTGACGGCGTCACGGCCGAAGTCCTCTTCCCGGACGGCATCACGGAACGCAATGCGCCGCCCTTTGGTGCCGACATCGGATTGAAGCCCTCTCCCGCGCGTGCCGAATTGCAATGGGCGGGAGCCCGGGCGCATAACCGCTGGCTCGCGGACTTCTGCAAGGACGATCCGCATCGCCGCATCGGTCTTGCCGTGATCCCGGCGCTCTACGATCTCGACGAAACCACGAAGGAAATCGAATGGGCGCGGAAAAATGGACTCAAGGGCGTATTCTTCCCCGCACTGACCGAAGGGTACGATCTTTACAATCACACCAAATATCACCGGATCTGGGCGATGCTCCAGGATCTCAACATGCCGCTGCATTTCCATTCGGGCGCATCGCCGGCCTATGACACCACGCAGCCCGGCTGGATCGGCACTTATTTGTGCGAATTCGCCTTCTGGATGACGCGGCCGCTATGGTCGATGACCTTTGGTGGAGTGTTCGAGGAATATCCCCAGCTCAAAGTCTGTTTCACCGAAGCGGGTGGCGAGTTCTGGTTCCCTTGGGTGATGCAACTGATGGACATACGCGCCTCAGCCAAGCACACGAGCGGAAAGCTCGGCGATTATTATGCCAATATGAGCATGAAACCGAGCGAGTATTTCGCGCGCAACATCTGGGTCGGCTGCTCAGCGCTGCCTGACGAAGAAACGACGCAGGCCTATTACGACATCGGCGTCGACCGCATCCTGTGGGGTACTGACTATCCCCATCCCGAAGGAACCTGGCCGAGCACGCTTGAAAAGATGACGATCAGCCTCGGCGGCCTGCCTGACGACGACATCCAGGCGATGCTCGGCATCAACGCGCTTGACGTCTATGACGTCGATGCCGACGCGCTGTGGAAGATCGCAGGCAAGATCGGTCCACGGCGGGAGTTGTTCGTCAAACAGGCGGCGGAATAA
- a CDS encoding LysR family transcriptional regulator — translation MSIAFGRLLDSIPAFGGGKMSSWRGIEEFLAVVEQGSFTAASDQLGVSKSYISKTVHELEERLGVQLLVRTTRRLSLTGAGESFHRECSDLQQRLSEVEKQVGRYSTEPVGRLRVGLSDIFGSDFMSALLAEFSTEHPGIVIEPIAYLNENEIVQERFDVVIRYGTLPNSNLRARTFGYLSYCLCAAPAYVAARGWPEMPQDLLHHDCLTDLSTTMSFNDDVSVKVNPRWMSNSGIALRSAARKGLGIASLPVSIVRQDLSSGGMLALDAEWSFYDRKCWVVYSPGIMSIATRAFIDYLVRQFSRVKVRPSMAASLAARY, via the coding sequence ATGAGCATTGCATTCGGGCGTCTGCTTGATAGCATCCCGGCCTTTGGGGGTGGGAAGATGTCGAGTTGGCGGGGAATCGAGGAATTTCTGGCGGTGGTCGAACAGGGAAGTTTCACCGCCGCCAGCGACCAGCTTGGCGTTTCCAAATCCTATATCAGCAAGACAGTGCACGAACTGGAGGAACGGCTGGGAGTCCAGTTGCTCGTCCGCACCACGCGCCGCCTGTCGCTCACCGGCGCGGGCGAGAGCTTCCACCGCGAATGCTCAGATCTTCAGCAGCGCCTGAGCGAGGTCGAAAAGCAGGTGGGCCGTTATAGCACCGAACCAGTGGGACGGCTGCGCGTGGGGCTCAGCGACATTTTCGGATCGGATTTCATGTCGGCGCTGCTCGCCGAATTCAGCACCGAACATCCCGGCATCGTTATCGAACCCATTGCCTATCTCAACGAGAATGAAATCGTTCAGGAGCGGTTCGATGTGGTCATCCGCTATGGCACCCTGCCGAATTCGAATCTGCGCGCGCGGACTTTTGGCTATCTGTCCTATTGCCTGTGCGCCGCGCCAGCCTATGTCGCGGCCCGGGGATGGCCCGAGATGCCGCAGGATCTGCTGCATCACGATTGCCTGACCGACCTCAGTACGACGATGAGCTTCAACGACGACGTCAGCGTAAAGGTCAACCCACGGTGGATGAGCAACAGCGGCATCGCACTGCGCAGCGCAGCACGCAAAGGCCTGGGCATCGCAAGTCTGCCCGTCAGCATCGTCCGTCAGGATCTTTCAAGCGGTGGAATGCTCGCGCTCGATGCCGAATGGTCTTTTTACGACAGGAAATGTTGGGTCGTCTATTCGCCGGGCATCATGTCGATCGCGACACGCGCCTTCATCGATTATCTGGTCCGCCAATTCTCCCGCGTGAAGGTCCGCCCATCAATGGCGGCATCGCTCGCCGCGCGTTATTAG
- a CDS encoding Rieske 2Fe-2S domain-containing protein gives MPKVERFPMPIPYGWFGIGYAAELKVGDVRAVHYFGRDLVLFRNEEGMAGLLDAYCPHLGAHLGQGGRVEGDSIRCPFHAWAFRPDGFCSAIPYAKAFPPRAKREPLARSYPIEEKSGIIWAWYHPDDVAPMFDVIDYPEFTDPSWAEPTKREWRFASNPQEIAENGVDVAHFAYVHAMDAVPEGETHYDGVLRHSVARGHRTIDLPTGERKQLPYSVKTVQNGAGQKFTRLSGLVELSLLVIATPVEADDVELRFCFTHPKVEPGSPQEQAIAQAIENTCGQKGVEGDIPIWHNKIHRAQPFLCDGDGPILRFRRYFEQFYADGPDGTRLVEAAE, from the coding sequence TTGCCAAAGGTTGAACGCTTTCCGATGCCGATTCCCTATGGCTGGTTCGGGATCGGCTATGCTGCCGAACTGAAAGTGGGCGATGTCCGTGCAGTCCATTATTTCGGGCGCGACCTCGTGTTGTTCCGCAACGAAGAAGGCATGGCCGGGTTGCTCGATGCCTATTGCCCACATCTGGGGGCGCATCTTGGGCAGGGTGGCCGGGTTGAGGGCGACAGCATCCGCTGCCCCTTCCATGCCTGGGCCTTTCGGCCCGACGGCTTTTGCAGCGCCATTCCCTATGCCAAGGCATTCCCGCCGCGCGCCAAACGGGAGCCGCTGGCACGATCCTATCCCATCGAAGAGAAGAGCGGCATCATCTGGGCCTGGTATCATCCCGATGATGTGGCGCCCATGTTCGACGTCATCGATTATCCCGAATTCACCGACCCAAGCTGGGCCGAGCCGACGAAGCGCGAATGGCGCTTCGCCAGCAATCCCCAGGAAATTGCCGAGAACGGTGTCGACGTCGCACATTTCGCCTATGTCCATGCCATGGACGCAGTGCCCGAGGGAGAAACCCATTATGACGGCGTATTGCGACACAGCGTCGCGCGGGGTCATCGCACCATCGACCTGCCGACAGGCGAGCGCAAACAGCTCCCTTATTCGGTCAAAACAGTCCAGAATGGCGCCGGACAGAAATTCACACGGTTGAGCGGGCTCGTGGAACTCTCGCTGCTCGTGATCGCAACTCCAGTCGAGGCCGACGACGTCGAGCTCCGCTTCTGCTTCACTCACCCGAAGGTAGAACCCGGATCACCGCAGGAACAGGCAATTGCGCAGGCGATCGAGAATACCTGCGGGCAAAAGGGTGTCGAGGGTGACATACCGATCTGGCACAACAAGATTCACCGCGCCCAGCCCTTTCTGTGCGATGGCGACGGTCCGATCCTGCGCTTCCGGCGCTATTTCGAGCAATTTTACGCCGACGGTCCAGACGGCACTCGCCTCGTCGAAGCGGCCGAATAA
- a CDS encoding acetoacetate decarboxylase family protein, which yields MLKNTVYGIRATYETDPEVIAALLPQPLVAVERPEIWLQMAHVAMHVTETDTVEIGALTVGVNCTHEGAPGAYCFHMAMEGETVVTSGRERFGEPKKIAETHFERNGDHLRATCSRHGVAYFEIEGTIGEAIDAPLSFEEHLFCYKGMPSIDTPGEFDGDVFLTRLNWVRNYSSRRAMHGTITLRESPYDPLVDIPVRRITDMQYVEGGTATGGTILRTVPGEWIAPHWVGRNDDPRNTGLEIGTRKAA from the coding sequence ATGCTCAAAAATACTGTCTATGGCATCCGCGCGACCTATGAGACCGACCCCGAAGTGATCGCGGCGCTGCTGCCGCAACCGCTGGTCGCGGTTGAGCGGCCCGAAATCTGGCTGCAAATGGCGCATGTCGCGATGCATGTGACCGAAACAGACACGGTCGAAATCGGCGCCCTGACGGTCGGCGTCAACTGCACCCACGAAGGCGCGCCGGGCGCCTATTGCTTCCATATGGCGATGGAAGGGGAAACCGTCGTCACCTCCGGCCGCGAACGTTTCGGCGAGCCGAAGAAGATCGCCGAGACGCATTTCGAACGCAATGGCGATCACCTTCGCGCGACCTGCTCACGGCACGGCGTCGCCTATTTCGAGATCGAGGGGACGATCGGCGAGGCCATCGACGCCCCGCTGTCGTTCGAAGAGCATCTGTTCTGCTACAAGGGGATGCCATCGATCGACACGCCCGGCGAGTTCGATGGCGATGTCTTCCTGACGCGCCTTAACTGGGTCCGCAACTATAGCAGCCGACGCGCGATGCACGGGACAATCACCCTGCGTGAATCGCCCTATGATCCTCTCGTCGACATTCCGGTCCGCCGCATCACCGACATGCAATATGTCGAAGGCGGCACCGCGACCGGCGGCACGATCCTGCGTACGGTGCCGGGCGAATGGATCGCACCGCATTGGGTCGGGCGCAATGACGACCCACGCAACACCGGCCTTGAAATCGGCACGCGGAAGGCCGCCTGA
- a CDS encoding SDR family NAD(P)-dependent oxidoreductase — translation MRDFSGRVAVVTGGASGVGKCLCADLARNGAHVVIADIDPARLEAVRAEIDKLGKGEVLAIACDVTKEASVRSLADQVFDHFRTVHLLFNNAGVGLGEAQRKIWSLPLSDWRWGIDVNMLGVVHGIAAFVPRMLEAGQEGVVINTGSTNGGLRSLPNTPIYAATKAAITSISEVLHQQLLREGGQLRAAILFPGPHTVNTAIMASGEVRPSDYVEDEAQTKVAYRTMEDLVRTTGLKLKLTEPEEVSAFALAGLRAGRFWLLPDSADNDRLIAARTEQILARQDPPSAW, via the coding sequence ATGCGGGATTTTTCCGGCCGGGTGGCGGTCGTGACCGGCGGAGCGAGCGGCGTGGGCAAGTGCTTGTGCGCCGACCTCGCCCGCAACGGCGCGCATGTGGTGATCGCCGATATCGACCCGGCGCGGCTCGAAGCCGTTCGCGCGGAAATCGACAAGCTGGGCAAGGGCGAAGTGCTTGCTATTGCCTGCGACGTCACGAAGGAGGCATCGGTGCGATCGCTCGCCGACCAGGTATTCGACCACTTCAGGACGGTACACCTCCTCTTCAACAATGCTGGCGTTGGGCTGGGCGAAGCACAGCGCAAGATCTGGTCGCTGCCGCTCAGCGACTGGCGCTGGGGGATCGACGTCAATATGTTAGGGGTCGTTCACGGCATCGCCGCCTTCGTACCGCGAATGCTCGAAGCGGGGCAGGAAGGCGTGGTGATCAACACGGGGTCGACCAACGGCGGGCTGCGATCGCTTCCCAACACGCCCATCTACGCCGCAACCAAGGCCGCGATCACCAGCATCTCCGAAGTCCTCCACCAGCAATTGCTACGTGAGGGTGGACAGTTGCGCGCCGCCATCCTCTTCCCTGGACCGCATACGGTCAACACCGCGATCATGGCTTCGGGCGAAGTGCGCCCCTCCGACTATGTCGAGGATGAGGCGCAAACCAAGGTTGCCTATCGGACGATGGAGGATCTGGTGCGCACCACCGGCCTCAAACTCAAGCTGACGGAACCTGAGGAAGTGTCGGCTTTTGCACTCGCTGGCCTTCGCGCAGGGCGCTTCTGGCTGCTGCCCGACAGCGCGGACAATGACAGGCTGATCGCGGCGCGTACCGAACAGATATTGGCGCGGCAGGATCCGCCGTCCGCATGGTGA
- a CDS encoding MFS transporter has protein sequence MVTAAASGAPAADRPAMKAAMPGSVYRWLVVTILFAGYCFSAIDARVLTLMVEPIQKDLGLGDFGMSLLQGFAFSVLYSVAALPIGRFVDRTKRRATLIVWGVVLWSAMTAACGFTSSFIGLFLARVGVGVGEATLSPTAYSLISDYFERRRRALAISFYAVGYPIGGGLALLLGGWLLGHFTKTGGWTLPLLGTFAPWQAVFLCVAAPGLILAALMMTIREPVRQDVAADISAKSSLREGFDYIAQRWMLFGSLIGSLSLIALLAIGTALWFPTFLIRSYGMTPTEVGLFYGLVMLVCGTVGTLSGGWLAGKLMQGGRADANMRVVLIATLLKGLPIIAAPLMPTAFLSLTMMAIGTLLGQASQGVMLAAIQDVTPNQLRGQVTAISLLCVNLVGTGLGASVIAAITDFGFGNQAALGYSIAIAGAVVLPVIVALLLMVLPHYRRAVEA, from the coding sequence ATGGTGACGGCGGCAGCGTCCGGCGCACCGGCGGCAGACCGGCCAGCAATGAAGGCTGCCATGCCCGGCAGCGTCTATCGCTGGCTGGTCGTCACGATCCTGTTCGCCGGCTATTGCTTCAGCGCGATCGACGCGCGCGTACTGACGCTGATGGTCGAACCGATCCAGAAGGATCTGGGGCTGGGCGATTTCGGAATGAGCCTGCTCCAGGGTTTCGCCTTTTCCGTACTGTATAGCGTCGCGGCGCTTCCGATAGGCCGTTTCGTCGACCGCACGAAGCGGCGCGCGACGCTGATCGTTTGGGGGGTGGTGCTCTGGTCGGCGATGACCGCCGCTTGCGGCTTCACAAGCAGCTTCATCGGCCTGTTCCTTGCCCGTGTCGGCGTCGGCGTCGGCGAGGCGACGCTCAGCCCGACGGCTTATTCGCTGATTAGCGACTATTTCGAACGGCGGCGACGCGCGCTGGCAATCAGCTTTTATGCGGTCGGCTACCCGATCGGTGGCGGACTCGCACTGTTGTTGGGCGGCTGGCTGCTGGGCCACTTTACCAAGACAGGGGGCTGGACGCTGCCGCTGCTCGGCACCTTTGCCCCGTGGCAGGCGGTGTTTCTCTGCGTCGCGGCGCCGGGGTTGATCCTCGCGGCACTGATGATGACGATCCGTGAACCTGTGCGGCAGGACGTGGCAGCGGATATTTCGGCCAAGAGCAGCCTCCGTGAGGGCTTCGATTATATCGCGCAACGCTGGATGCTGTTTGGTTCGCTCATCGGCTCGCTGAGCCTGATCGCGCTGCTGGCAATCGGAACGGCGCTCTGGTTCCCGACCTTCCTCATCCGCAGCTATGGCATGACCCCGACAGAGGTCGGCCTGTTCTATGGACTGGTGATGCTTGTTTGCGGAACCGTCGGCACCCTGTCGGGCGGCTGGCTGGCCGGGAAGCTCATGCAGGGTGGGCGGGCGGACGCGAACATGCGCGTCGTGCTGATCGCCACACTACTGAAGGGCCTGCCCATCATCGCCGCGCCGCTGATGCCAACGGCTTTCCTGTCGCTGACCATGATGGCGATCGGCACGCTTCTGGGCCAAGCGTCGCAGGGGGTGATGCTGGCTGCAATTCAGGACGTTACCCCCAATCAGCTTCGCGGACAGGTGACGGCGATTTCGCTTCTGTGCGTCAACCTGGTCGGGACCGGCCTGGGAGCCAGCGTCATCGCCGCAATCACCGACTTCGGCTTTGGCAACCAGGCCGCACTCGGATATTCGATTGCGATCGCAGGGGCCGTCGTATTGCCGGTCATCGTCGCGCTCTTGCTGATGGTGTTGCCGCATTATCGACGGGCGGTAGAAGCCTGA
- a CDS encoding enoyl-CoA hydratase-related protein, whose amino-acid sequence MDATSATSCRSCTLEAAEPGLINYVCAKEDIVTEVRKIAVEIAANPGWAVRWSKATVNKQFKTQPDQILLLSITYEAATMMTHDYKEAATAFSERHEPEFKVL is encoded by the coding sequence GTGGATGCCACATCCGCGACCAGTTGTCGTTCATGCACTTTGGAGGCGGCGGAACCGGGTCTCATCAACTATGTTTGTGCGAAGGAGGATATCGTCACTGAGGTCCGCAAGATTGCGGTCGAAATCGCAGCCAATCCTGGCTGGGCCGTCCGTTGGTCAAAGGCCACCGTCAACAAGCAATTCAAAACGCAACCGGATCAGATACTGTTACTGTCCATCACCTATGAGGCCGCGACCATGATGACGCACGACTATAAGGAAGCAGCCACAGCCTTTTCGGAACGACACGAGCCCGAGTTCAAGGTTTTGTGA
- a CDS encoding nuclear transport factor 2 family protein, which yields MRIAALEDREAIRELIARYGPLADAGDCAGAAALWTEDGIYEVGGFGSYQGRAAIQALLEGESHQGLIHGGAAHVLSPPVIDLDGDCAIAHTYSIVFRKCGDNWEAHRVSANLWQLVRTDEGWKVSRRVNRSLDGSEEARALNSGLARLSFNSACITKP from the coding sequence ATGCGGATCGCTGCGCTGGAGGATAGGGAAGCGATCCGCGAACTGATCGCCCGCTATGGTCCGCTCGCCGATGCCGGTGACTGTGCAGGCGCGGCGGCACTGTGGACCGAAGACGGAATTTATGAGGTCGGCGGTTTCGGCAGTTATCAGGGGCGAGCGGCAATCCAGGCGCTGCTGGAAGGAGAAAGCCATCAGGGCCTGATCCATGGCGGGGCGGCTCATGTTCTGAGCCCACCGGTCATTGATCTGGACGGTGACTGCGCAATCGCGCACACCTACTCCATCGTGTTTCGGAAGTGTGGCGACAATTGGGAAGCGCACCGTGTTTCGGCCAATCTGTGGCAGCTGGTACGGACCGATGAGGGATGGAAGGTTTCACGAAGGGTAAATCGTTCGCTCGACGGATCGGAGGAGGCGCGAGCGCTGAATTCCGGGCTGGCGCGTTTGTCGTTCAATAGCGCTTGCATCACAAAACCTTGA
- a CDS encoding DUF1214 domain-containing protein, translating into MAMDESSTGEVKLAAIWRAFCERLAEAGEILDRPHAPNTPIDQAEGLRYLSRLTRTALNMLVDSSDPDFPRLFLLCDDAIKIGADNPDNLYQQIVVRGDRDYRITGKRNSVPYFSIGSKANRYAIDGTMASTGEIELADMEIAADGSFEIIVSKTEKPGNWLPMADDTTLLIIRQTFNDRKMEVAADVRVERVSDGPLVPAILTPETIETQLNGAAAWVRGTANTFADWTQWFMEQPNRIYEGKEQSVYQRAGGDPKIWYGHIYYDLAPDEALVITAKPPECRFWNFQIDNWWMESMDHVNRKVWVNGAQAKYEEDGSVILVCADRDPGYGNWIDLSGHRSGTGLWRWIEAAEHPVPQCKVVKL; encoded by the coding sequence ATGGCAATGGATGAAAGCTCGACAGGCGAAGTGAAGCTGGCAGCAATCTGGCGAGCCTTTTGTGAAAGGCTGGCTGAAGCAGGCGAAATTCTCGACCGGCCGCATGCCCCGAACACGCCGATTGATCAGGCCGAAGGGCTGCGTTATCTGAGCCGCCTCACGCGCACCGCGCTCAACATGCTCGTGGATTCCAGCGATCCCGATTTTCCTCGACTCTTTCTGTTGTGCGATGATGCCATAAAGATCGGTGCCGACAATCCTGACAACCTCTATCAGCAGATCGTCGTACGTGGCGACCGCGACTATCGCATCACAGGCAAGCGCAACAGCGTTCCCTATTTCTCGATCGGGTCCAAGGCGAATCGCTATGCAATCGACGGGACCATGGCATCGACCGGCGAGATTGAACTGGCCGACATGGAGATTGCGGCCGATGGCAGTTTCGAAATCATCGTCAGTAAAACGGAAAAGCCAGGCAACTGGCTGCCGATGGCCGATGACACGACACTGCTCATCATTCGCCAGACCTTCAACGACAGGAAGATGGAAGTGGCGGCCGACGTTCGCGTTGAACGGGTCAGCGATGGGCCGTTGGTGCCCGCCATTCTCACGCCTGAAACCATAGAGACGCAGCTCAACGGGGCGGCGGCATGGGTGCGCGGTACGGCGAACACCTTCGCTGACTGGACCCAATGGTTCATGGAGCAGCCCAACCGTATCTATGAAGGGAAGGAACAATCTGTCTATCAGCGGGCAGGGGGTGACCCGAAAATCTGGTACGGCCATATCTATTACGATCTCGCGCCGGACGAGGCACTGGTCATCACAGCCAAGCCGCCTGAATGCCGTTTCTGGAATTTCCAGATCGACAATTGGTGGATGGAATCCATGGACCATGTGAACCGCAAGGTCTGGGTGAACGGTGCGCAGGCGAAATATGAGGAGGACGGTAGCGTCATCCTTGTCTGTGCTGATCGTGATCCGGGCTATGGCAACTGGATCGACCTGTCTGGTCACCGGAGCGGTACGGGCTTGTGGCGCTGGATCGAGGCAGCGGAGCATCCCGTTCCGCAGTGCAAGGTCGTGAAGCTTTGA